The following are from one region of the Streptomyces tuirus genome:
- a CDS encoding DUF6113 family protein, with the protein MSDRTPMLAQPMRPPTAGRVGACLGFFVLGVLVGVAGALVQPGWFPGGLLLALAGEAGAVLGASRVLRGRAGGVSVAAGWMLSVVLLTASRPEGDFLFAAGSGSYLFLLGGIAVAVICATIAPGRQPDGGPVRLAK; encoded by the coding sequence ATGAGCGACCGGACGCCGATGCTCGCCCAGCCGATGCGCCCGCCCACCGCCGGACGCGTCGGTGCCTGCCTCGGGTTCTTCGTGCTCGGCGTCCTGGTGGGCGTGGCCGGGGCCCTGGTGCAGCCCGGATGGTTCCCGGGCGGGCTGCTGCTCGCCCTGGCCGGTGAGGCCGGAGCCGTCCTGGGCGCCAGTCGTGTCCTGCGCGGCCGGGCCGGGGGCGTCTCGGTCGCGGCCGGCTGGATGCTCTCGGTCGTGCTGCTGACCGCCAGCCGCCCCGAGGGCGACTTCCTCTTCGCCGCGGGGAGCGGCTCCTATCTCTTCCTCCTCGGGGGCATCGCCGTGGCTGTGATCTGCGCCACCATCGCCCCGGGGCGGCAACCGGACGGCGGCCCCGTCCGACTTGCCAAGTGA